A section of the Aminiphilus circumscriptus DSM 16581 genome encodes:
- a CDS encoding saccharopine dehydrogenase family protein: MKKAVQLGCGLVGNVIAADMMEDFDVTVVDLNTAALEALKKKFPAVKTVTASATDAGALAPILEGADVVTAGVPGRFGHAMMRAVIELGYSLSDISFMPEDFEELSEDARSKGVTVVPDMGVAPGMSNFLMGRGAALLDEVERAYIYVGGIPKNPQPPFNYQVTWSARDVIEEFTRPARYVENYELVTVEATSGLFLKDFPGLGTLEVFYTDGLRSLAKNIKARDMGEMTMRWPGHVEQMRLLRSMGMFDETPRMLGGKEVVPLDVTADLLFPLWKMDPEKGDRDLTVMRVEVEGFKGRDRVTHTWDLLDEFDTKSWNTSMSRCTGCSCAIFARAIAAGLIKEKGVLPAEKLAGDDALYSFVMTEQRRRGIVYTESVKIVKDVR, encoded by the coding sequence GTGAAAAAAGCCGTGCAACTCGGATGCGGTCTCGTGGGGAACGTGATCGCCGCGGATATGATGGAGGATTTCGACGTCACCGTGGTGGATCTGAACACTGCGGCCCTGGAGGCGCTGAAGAAGAAATTTCCCGCCGTGAAGACCGTGACGGCTTCCGCCACGGACGCCGGAGCGCTCGCGCCGATCCTCGAAGGTGCCGACGTCGTCACTGCGGGTGTTCCCGGGCGTTTCGGACACGCCATGATGCGCGCCGTCATCGAGCTCGGATACAGCCTGAGCGACATTTCCTTCATGCCCGAGGATTTCGAGGAGCTTTCCGAGGACGCGAGGAGCAAGGGTGTTACCGTGGTGCCCGACATGGGTGTTGCGCCGGGCATGTCGAATTTTCTCATGGGGCGCGGTGCGGCACTTCTGGACGAAGTGGAGCGGGCCTACATCTACGTGGGAGGCATTCCCAAGAATCCGCAGCCTCCGTTCAACTATCAGGTCACCTGGTCCGCCAGGGATGTTATCGAAGAATTCACCAGACCTGCCCGTTACGTTGAAAATTACGAACTCGTTACGGTGGAGGCCACGTCGGGGCTCTTCCTCAAGGATTTTCCGGGGTTGGGAACTCTCGAAGTCTTCTACACGGACGGACTGCGAAGCCTCGCGAAGAACATCAAGGCCAGGGACATGGGCGAGATGACCATGCGATGGCCCGGCCACGTGGAACAGATGCGACTCCTCCGCTCCATGGGAATGTTCGACGAGACGCCCCGGATGCTCGGAGGCAAGGAGGTCGTTCCTCTGGACGTGACGGCGGATCTTCTGTTCCCCCTGTGGAAGATGGATCCGGAGAAGGGAGACCGGGATCTCACGGTGATGCGGGTGGAAGTGGAAGGATTCAAAGGGAGGGACCGCGTGACCCACACATGGGATCTCCTCGACGAGTTCGACACGAAGAGCTGGAACACCTCCATGAGCCGCTGCACGGGGTGCAGTTGCGCCATTTTCGCCCGGGCGATCGCGGCGGGTCTCATCAAGGAGAAGGGGGTTCTTCCCGCGGAGAAGCTCGCTGGGGATGACGCGCTCTATTCCTTTGTCATGACCGAACAGCGTAGGCGCGGTATCGTCTACACCGAATCCGTGAAGATCGTGAAGGACGTGCGCTAA
- a CDS encoding chemotaxis protein CheW, translating to MKKSGGYVEFGVAGEHFAVPLESVREIVRACAITPIPSASAHVKGMIALRDEVLPVVDLASRLGMVRNAEVEGQIVILDLQGIVVGLLVDEASQVSSLGDAEFDAGAAPQDLGRKGLVAGVLRTGERLLMLLDPEAVLSIDSETLRRLRDTASREKRTEKETERDENLFSVVTFTLGNDVYGFPLEDVREIIRPSRPALVPEAPPHVRGVINVRGSILPVVDLGMRLGVSSGGDASEGAKIVVLDYGRARIGFLVDGIREVLEVPRDMFQEAPAVTRTAEGRSVVSGILDVRGQIIALLDKQVLVNSRELDLADVKDAAAGAGGGGKERMRTFVVFLENGQEFGLPIETIREITRRSVVAPLPGVPAFVEGVMSIRGESVTVVSLRKRFGGDVRERGEESRILVVNVSGVSLGFLVDSVAGVEQVPEDRLAPPPLEGVDFGEARHFVSAVGHLEGGRLLLVLDAEAVFGETARNVETRVPAGPKV from the coding sequence ATGAAAAAATCGGGAGGATACGTCGAGTTCGGAGTCGCTGGGGAACACTTCGCCGTTCCCCTTGAATCTGTCCGGGAGATTGTGCGTGCCTGCGCCATTACGCCCATTCCTTCCGCATCCGCTCACGTAAAGGGTATGATCGCCCTTCGGGACGAAGTGCTCCCCGTGGTGGATCTGGCGTCGCGCCTCGGCATGGTCCGAAATGCCGAGGTAGAGGGGCAGATCGTGATTCTCGATCTTCAGGGAATCGTCGTGGGGCTCCTTGTGGACGAGGCGTCCCAGGTAAGCTCTCTCGGCGATGCCGAGTTCGACGCCGGAGCGGCGCCGCAGGATCTCGGACGCAAGGGACTTGTGGCGGGAGTTCTTCGCACGGGAGAACGGCTGCTCATGCTCCTCGATCCCGAAGCGGTGCTTTCCATCGATTCCGAGACGCTCCGGCGGCTTCGCGACACCGCTTCCCGAGAAAAGCGCACGGAGAAGGAAACGGAGCGGGACGAGAATCTTTTTTCCGTGGTGACCTTCACCCTCGGAAACGATGTGTACGGGTTTCCCCTCGAGGATGTCCGGGAGATCATCCGTCCGTCCCGTCCCGCCCTCGTTCCCGAGGCGCCTCCCCATGTGAGGGGTGTCATCAATGTGCGAGGAAGCATCCTGCCCGTGGTCGATCTGGGGATGCGCCTCGGCGTTTCCAGTGGCGGCGACGCCTCCGAGGGAGCGAAGATCGTCGTCCTCGATTACGGAAGGGCACGGATTGGATTTCTTGTGGACGGCATCCGTGAGGTGCTTGAGGTTCCCAGAGATATGTTTCAGGAGGCGCCCGCGGTGACCCGCACCGCCGAGGGGCGGAGTGTCGTCTCGGGGATTCTCGACGTGCGGGGGCAGATCATCGCCCTGCTGGACAAACAGGTTCTCGTGAATTCCCGGGAGCTGGACCTCGCGGACGTCAAGGACGCCGCTGCCGGAGCGGGCGGCGGAGGAAAGGAACGGATGCGTACCTTCGTGGTTTTTCTGGAGAACGGACAGGAGTTCGGACTTCCCATCGAGACCATTCGGGAGATAACCCGTCGGAGCGTGGTGGCCCCTTTGCCGGGCGTTCCCGCTTTCGTCGAGGGTGTGATGAGCATTCGCGGCGAATCCGTCACCGTGGTGAGCCTGCGGAAACGTTTCGGAGGAGATGTCCGCGAGCGGGGGGAGGAGTCGCGAATTCTCGTGGTCAACGTGTCCGGGGTCTCCCTCGGATTTCTTGTGGACTCGGTGGCGGGGGTCGAGCAGGTTCCGGAGGACCGGCTTGCTCCCCCACCCCTGGAGGGCGTCGATTTCGGCGAGGCGAGGCATTTCGTCTCCGCCGTGGGGCATCTCGAAGGCGGACGTCTCCTGCTGGTTCTCGATGCGGAGGCTGTCTTCGGAGAGACCGCGAGGAATGTGGAGACGCGTGTTCCTGCGGGACCGAAGGTGTGA
- a CDS encoding heavy metal translocating P-type ATPase yields the protein MTRHAYCPFCALERMTFGLRERNTHRHDHTTHSHGRTSHGHDEGHGSSHASEHAESGGCASCSCSSSDSEGTSRSELLILSGAALLFTGGLLLDAFFPAWTSLAAGLLSAAYLLCGWNVLHTAVDSIARGHLFSEFTLMSLATVAAIALSELPEAAGVMLFYRVGEFLQERAVSRSRRSISALLATKPDTASLVSGNAVRVVAPEEVLPGDVLLVKPGEKIPLDGIVLSGNSRVDQSPLTGEPVPVNIGEGSTVFGGTVNLAESITLRVTAPFRETTIARILAMVETAQERKSPTERFFTRFARWYTPAVVIAAAVVAAVPPLLGLGSFAFWGYRGLVLLVISCPCALLISIPLGYFGGIGAASRSGILVKGGQVLDTLAAVTTVAFDKTGTLTKGVFTPTRLVPSPGTTEAELAQGAALAEEGSNHPIARSILAAYPLGENVPLFDHFEEIPGRGVRALRGTEVFLAGNAALLEEAGFAPTPVSESGTAVHVVRNGRYLGYLILSDVTREDAPEAVSHLKNMGIRTLLLSGDGEEATRRAAEELGLAEYRSCLLPQEKVTALASAKEHDGDKAVVAFVGDGLNDAPALAGADVGMAMGGLGAAASVEAADVILLEDRPSRVAEAVRIARRTRRIVRENIFLAIGAKGLFLALGVSGMAGLWEAVFADVGVALLAVLNSLRVMRRETTTPL from the coding sequence ATGACACGACACGCCTACTGCCCCTTCTGCGCTCTCGAACGCATGACCTTCGGCCTTCGGGAACGGAACACGCACCGCCACGACCACACCACCCACAGCCATGGCCGCACGTCTCACGGCCACGACGAAGGGCACGGTTCTTCCCATGCCTCCGAACACGCCGAAAGCGGAGGGTGCGCTTCCTGCTCCTGTTCGAGTTCCGACAGCGAGGGCACATCCCGGAGCGAACTCCTCATCCTCTCCGGAGCGGCTCTCCTTTTCACGGGAGGACTTCTCCTCGACGCCTTCTTTCCGGCCTGGACCTCCCTCGCCGCGGGACTGCTTTCCGCGGCCTATCTCCTCTGCGGCTGGAACGTGCTTCACACCGCGGTGGACAGCATCGCCAGAGGACATCTCTTCAGCGAATTCACCCTCATGTCCCTGGCCACGGTAGCGGCCATCGCCCTCTCCGAACTTCCCGAGGCGGCGGGGGTCATGCTGTTCTACCGCGTGGGCGAGTTCCTTCAGGAGCGGGCCGTGTCGCGGTCACGCCGTTCCATCTCCGCCCTGCTCGCCACCAAGCCCGACACGGCATCGCTCGTCTCGGGGAACGCGGTGCGCGTGGTCGCTCCCGAAGAGGTGCTCCCCGGAGACGTGCTTCTGGTGAAACCCGGCGAGAAGATTCCTCTCGACGGCATCGTCCTCTCGGGAAATTCCCGGGTGGATCAGTCCCCCCTCACGGGGGAGCCCGTTCCCGTGAATATCGGCGAGGGAAGCACCGTCTTCGGCGGAACGGTCAATCTTGCGGAGAGCATCACCCTGCGGGTGACGGCCCCTTTCCGGGAGACCACCATCGCCCGCATCCTCGCCATGGTGGAGACCGCCCAGGAACGTAAATCTCCCACGGAGCGCTTTTTCACTCGCTTCGCCCGATGGTACACTCCCGCCGTGGTCATCGCCGCCGCAGTTGTCGCCGCCGTTCCGCCACTCCTCGGCCTGGGAAGTTTCGCCTTCTGGGGCTACCGGGGCCTCGTCCTCCTGGTCATCTCCTGTCCCTGCGCCCTGCTCATCAGCATTCCCCTCGGCTACTTCGGCGGCATCGGCGCCGCCTCCCGAAGCGGAATTCTCGTCAAGGGTGGCCAAGTTCTGGACACTCTCGCGGCGGTGACCACCGTGGCCTTTGACAAGACAGGCACGCTCACGAAGGGTGTCTTCACACCGACCCGCCTCGTCCCGTCTCCGGGAACGACCGAGGCGGAACTGGCACAGGGAGCTGCTCTGGCCGAAGAGGGGTCCAACCATCCCATCGCCCGCTCCATTCTCGCGGCCTATCCTCTTGGAGAAAACGTTCCTCTCTTCGACCATTTCGAGGAGATTCCAGGGCGGGGCGTGCGCGCTCTCCGTGGAACGGAGGTGTTCCTCGCGGGAAACGCCGCTCTTCTGGAAGAGGCGGGATTCGCCCCCACTCCAGTGTCCGAGAGCGGAACGGCAGTGCACGTGGTTCGGAACGGACGTTACCTCGGCTATCTGATTCTCTCGGACGTGACGAGGGAGGACGCCCCGGAGGCGGTGTCGCACCTGAAGAACATGGGCATCCGCACACTGCTCCTCTCCGGCGACGGGGAGGAGGCGACCCGGCGTGCCGCGGAGGAACTCGGTCTCGCGGAATACCGCTCCTGCCTGCTTCCCCAGGAAAAGGTGACCGCCCTGGCATCCGCGAAAGAACACGACGGCGACAAGGCGGTGGTAGCCTTTGTGGGTGACGGTCTCAACGATGCACCCGCTCTCGCCGGAGCGGACGTGGGAATGGCCATGGGCGGCCTGGGCGCCGCCGCGTCCGTGGAGGCGGCGGATGTGATTCTTCTGGAGGATCGCCCTTCCCGGGTTGCCGAGGCGGTGCGCATCGCCCGCCGCACCCGGAGGATCGTCCGGGAGAACATCTTCCTCGCCATCGGCGCCAAGGGATTGTTTCTCGCCTTGGGCGTGTCGGGCATGGCTGGATTGTGGGAAGCGGTCTTCGCCGATGTCGGGGTGGCTCTTCTGGCTGTGCTCAACTCTCTTCGGGTGATGCGCCGGGAGACGACAACACCTTTGTGA
- a CDS encoding cold-shock protein: MSTQGTVKWFNEAKGFGFLTDANGKDVFVHYSAIQGQGFKTLAEGQQVSFDVTQGDKGPQASNVTKL, encoded by the coding sequence TTGAGCACGCAGGGTACCGTCAAGTGGTTCAACGAGGCAAAGGGTTTCGGCTTTCTCACCGACGCGAACGGCAAGGATGTGTTCGTGCACTACAGCGCAATTCAGGGGCAGGGTTTCAAGACTCTTGCCGAGGGACAGCAGGTCAGTTTTGATGTAACCCAGGGTGACAAGGGACCTCAGGCTTCCAACGTCACTAAACTGTAG
- a CDS encoding bifunctional diguanylate cyclase/phosphodiesterase — protein sequence MSIRLKTMIVLGVAFLLLTLSLLIGTKTVIYEGFMDLENRSAYLEVRRLERQIHRVVHSMEVVARDWAPWDDTFGFLGGESPRYVEANLNAETFENLGVDTMLFFDSKWCLFYEKTYDFLSGEEISLQEGAVEKIRTSFMRSSGIGNGAAGILLTEAGVFALAMEPILPSDFSGLPRGALIVGRRFSAKEMARISETLEIPLTFGTVGDPALSEEFRKAAEDIDWNAAFPVLLERRSDDAIFAFLGVSDMNGVPALIVRAELRPGVALFGTAVVRRFLLFAVLVTFLSLFGMVLFLEKNVLARIIRLITEVESIGKGNDLSRRVSLSEEESDEVHMLSVRINEMLESFEILLENLPDLLVVTDVSGRVISANTKARERLGFVWRTEGDDAKECSAEPPASSGECDVVEEGSDRFPPVWEGMREVTLRARDRALFPAEIHTRRVVMGGRDLFLSVIRDLSEKKNLEDRLSFLAFYDALTGLPNRVLFLDRLSQTLLRSRNETAFFSVLVLDVDRFRAINETLGHAMGDRFLVEMGVRFRSFLRRGDTLARLGGNEFGVLLERRDSAEESLRVAETLLRGATIPLVLKGQTLFPSVSIGMVLAMKEYSTSERVLQDAELALFQAKRMGMGQLAIFDKQKYESALAALRVENDLRLALAREEFFLQYQPIFSLADGRIMGLEALVRWQHPEWGLVPPGAFITAAEDAGLIVPLGEWVLRGSCRMLRTWYDRVPGSDVLVVHVNISVRQLLHRGFLENMEAILEETNIFPQNLCLEITESMVLLDVERSVGVLRRLADMGMSIAVDDFGTGYSSLKYLHLLPLHCIKIDRTFVEGLDKGSPESGIVHTVLALAKSLGLDVVAEGIETARQKEILQALGCPKGQGYFFSKPLGAEDISRLLTKVLSSPGASPEES from the coding sequence ATGTCGATCCGCCTGAAGACGATGATCGTTCTTGGAGTCGCCTTTCTCTTGCTCACCTTGTCTCTGTTGATCGGCACGAAGACGGTCATCTACGAGGGATTTATGGACCTCGAGAACCGCAGCGCGTACCTTGAGGTGAGGCGTCTCGAGCGCCAGATACATCGAGTTGTGCACAGCATGGAGGTCGTTGCCCGCGACTGGGCTCCGTGGGACGACACCTTCGGCTTTCTCGGCGGCGAGTCGCCGAGATATGTGGAGGCGAACCTCAATGCTGAGACCTTCGAGAACCTCGGTGTCGATACCATGCTCTTCTTCGACAGCAAATGGTGCCTCTTCTACGAGAAGACCTACGATTTTCTCTCCGGCGAAGAGATCTCTCTCCAGGAGGGGGCGGTGGAGAAAATCCGCACATCCTTCATGCGTTCTTCCGGGATCGGAAACGGCGCGGCAGGAATTCTTCTCACGGAGGCGGGCGTTTTTGCCCTGGCGATGGAGCCGATTTTGCCCAGTGATTTTTCGGGTTTGCCGAGAGGCGCGCTAATCGTGGGGCGCCGTTTCTCCGCGAAAGAGATGGCGCGCATCTCCGAGACGCTCGAGATCCCCCTCACTTTCGGCACCGTGGGCGATCCGGCCCTTTCCGAGGAGTTTCGCAAGGCAGCGGAGGACATTGACTGGAACGCAGCCTTTCCGGTGCTTCTGGAGAGGCGGTCCGACGACGCGATCTTCGCTTTTCTGGGCGTTTCCGACATGAACGGCGTGCCTGCCCTGATCGTCCGGGCCGAGTTGCGCCCCGGAGTGGCGTTGTTCGGAACCGCGGTGGTGCGTCGTTTCCTCCTTTTTGCCGTTCTCGTCACTTTCCTCTCTCTCTTCGGGATGGTCCTTTTTCTCGAAAAGAATGTTCTTGCGCGGATCATCAGGCTCATCACCGAAGTGGAAAGCATCGGAAAGGGAAACGATCTTTCCCGTCGTGTGTCCCTTTCGGAGGAGGAGAGCGACGAGGTGCATATGCTGTCGGTACGCATCAACGAAATGCTCGAATCCTTTGAAATTCTTCTGGAAAACCTGCCGGATCTCCTTGTGGTGACCGATGTCTCCGGTAGAGTGATATCGGCGAATACGAAGGCCCGCGAGAGATTGGGTTTTGTGTGGCGAACGGAGGGCGACGACGCGAAGGAGTGTTCCGCGGAGCCTCCGGCTTCCTCCGGGGAGTGCGATGTCGTCGAAGAGGGTTCGGATCGTTTCCCCCCCGTGTGGGAAGGCATGCGCGAGGTGACCCTGCGGGCGCGGGACAGAGCGCTTTTTCCCGCGGAAATCCATACGCGTCGCGTCGTCATGGGAGGGCGCGATCTGTTCCTGTCCGTTATCCGAGACCTCTCGGAGAAGAAGAATCTTGAGGATCGTCTGTCCTTTCTTGCTTTCTACGATGCGCTTACGGGACTTCCGAATCGTGTTCTTTTCCTGGATCGTCTTTCCCAGACGCTTCTCCGTTCCCGGAATGAAACGGCCTTTTTCTCCGTCCTCGTGCTGGATGTGGATCGTTTTCGTGCGATCAACGAAACGTTGGGTCATGCCATGGGAGATCGCTTTCTTGTGGAGATGGGGGTGCGTTTCCGGAGTTTTCTCCGCAGAGGGGATACTCTTGCGCGTCTTGGAGGAAACGAGTTCGGCGTCCTGCTGGAAAGAAGAGATTCCGCGGAGGAGAGTCTCCGCGTCGCGGAGACCCTCCTCCGCGGCGCCACGATTCCTCTCGTGCTGAAGGGGCAAACTCTCTTTCCGAGCGTGAGCATCGGCATGGTGCTTGCCATGAAGGAATACTCCACGTCGGAGCGGGTTCTCCAGGACGCGGAACTGGCCCTGTTTCAGGCCAAGCGGATGGGAATGGGGCAGCTCGCCATCTTCGATAAGCAGAAATACGAGAGTGCCCTCGCGGCGCTTCGTGTGGAGAACGATCTTCGCCTCGCTCTGGCACGAGAGGAGTTCTTTCTCCAATACCAACCGATCTTCTCTCTTGCGGACGGTCGCATTATGGGTTTGGAGGCCCTGGTGCGCTGGCAGCATCCCGAATGGGGTCTTGTCCCTCCCGGTGCGTTCATCACCGCCGCCGAGGACGCGGGACTCATTGTCCCTCTCGGCGAGTGGGTTCTCCGGGGTTCCTGCCGGATGCTGCGCACGTGGTACGATCGGGTGCCAGGAAGCGATGTTCTTGTCGTCCATGTGAACATCTCCGTCAGACAGCTTCTGCATCGGGGGTTCCTGGAAAATATGGAGGCGATTCTCGAGGAGACGAACATTTTTCCGCAGAATCTCTGCCTGGAGATCACGGAGAGCATGGTCCTCTTGGATGTGGAGCGGAGCGTGGGTGTTCTGCGACGGCTCGCGGACATGGGGATGTCCATTGCCGTGGACGACTTTGGAACGGGCTACTCCTCACTCAAGTATCTCCATCTTCTTCCGTTGCATTGCATCAAAATAGACAGGACCTTCGTGGAAGGGCTCGACAAGGGAAGTCCCGAGTCCGGGATTGTGCACACTGTTCTCGCCCTCGCGAAAAGCCTCGGTCTCGATGTGGTCGCGGAAGGAATCGAGACGGCGCGGCAAAAGGAAATCCTTCAGGCCCTCGGATGCCCGAAGGGCCAGGGATATTTCTTCTCCAAACCGCTGGGAGCGGAGGACATTTCCCGGTTGCTCACAAAGGTGTTGTCGTCTCCCGGCGCATCACCCGAAGAGAGTTGA
- a CDS encoding DUF342 domain-containing protein, whose translation MNGDCREQERSRVFLENSIEKLLAEVDAYALGEDGLTGVEAMDAFFEIQITRDKLKAFVDLYPASGGGAPLRYESVRERFREMGVEALLEESLAEAVQRCNDEGKVQHRVPAAQGISPEQSREATLQILFPQEREREPLGGNDEGAIDYRDKGEIFAVQPGDVLAILDPAVDGIPGRDIFGNVIDVPPAKQMLFRAGEGVVSEDGRHFVAARKGQPLFSGSEVSVKPVVVIPGDVDYGSGNVVFEGSVIVRGNVLEDFRVEAGVDVEIFGNVESAFVRAGRDLHVHGGILGEKADADAKGRLTARFVEGGHAGADGDVTVVSHLLHAEVFSCGTVEVQGRKGILGGIVVARDRIDAVSAGSTMGTRTHLVSGVDFRVREQLGVLDGRIKKLQDLVAKISEVVKRSAAKFLQGGQIRLPQEMQVKMDLLMQHYNTAVKDMNLLQDERTLLRNRMERTVKSAGFIKVKNRVFPGVLVEIRGVKKEIKDELRFISFYLDPDTGELVTGIYG comes from the coding sequence ATGAACGGCGACTGCAGAGAACAGGAACGATCGAGGGTTTTTCTGGAGAACTCCATCGAGAAGCTTCTCGCGGAGGTCGATGCCTACGCGCTCGGCGAAGATGGCCTGACCGGCGTCGAGGCGATGGACGCCTTCTTCGAGATCCAGATCACCCGGGACAAACTCAAGGCCTTCGTGGATCTCTACCCCGCCTCTGGGGGCGGTGCTCCTCTACGGTACGAGAGCGTGCGGGAGCGCTTCCGGGAAATGGGCGTGGAAGCGCTCCTTGAAGAAAGCCTTGCCGAGGCGGTGCAGCGGTGCAACGACGAAGGTAAGGTTCAGCACCGCGTTCCCGCGGCTCAGGGAATCTCTCCCGAACAGTCCCGGGAGGCGACGCTGCAGATCCTCTTTCCTCAGGAAAGAGAGCGGGAGCCTCTGGGGGGCAACGACGAGGGTGCGATCGATTATCGGGATAAGGGCGAAATCTTCGCCGTGCAGCCCGGCGATGTGCTCGCCATTCTTGATCCCGCCGTCGACGGAATCCCGGGACGGGACATTTTCGGGAACGTCATCGACGTTCCCCCGGCGAAGCAAATGCTCTTCCGAGCCGGAGAGGGGGTTGTTTCCGAGGATGGGCGCCACTTCGTCGCCGCCCGGAAAGGGCAGCCCCTCTTCTCGGGGAGCGAAGTATCGGTCAAGCCCGTGGTGGTCATTCCCGGGGACGTGGACTACGGAAGCGGCAATGTCGTTTTCGAGGGCAGCGTCATCGTCCGCGGCAACGTGCTGGAGGATTTTCGCGTGGAGGCGGGAGTGGACGTGGAGATCTTCGGCAACGTGGAGTCCGCATTCGTTCGAGCCGGGCGGGACCTTCACGTGCACGGAGGTATTCTCGGCGAGAAGGCCGACGCGGACGCCAAGGGGCGCCTGACCGCTCGCTTCGTGGAAGGAGGACATGCCGGCGCCGACGGGGATGTGACGGTCGTTTCCCATCTGCTCCACGCCGAGGTGTTTTCCTGCGGCACCGTGGAAGTTCAGGGAAGGAAAGGAATTCTCGGAGGCATCGTGGTCGCCCGGGACCGTATTGATGCCGTTTCGGCCGGATCCACCATGGGTACCCGAACCCACCTCGTCTCGGGGGTCGATTTTCGCGTCCGGGAGCAGTTGGGAGTTCTCGACGGGCGTATCAAGAAACTTCAGGACCTCGTCGCGAAAATTTCCGAGGTGGTGAAGCGCTCCGCGGCCAAATTCCTCCAGGGCGGACAAATTCGGCTTCCTCAGGAGATGCAGGTCAAAATGGACCTTCTTATGCAACACTACAACACCGCAGTAAAAGACATGAACCTTCTGCAGGACGAACGGACGCTTCTGCGGAATCGCATGGAACGAACCGTGAAATCCGCGGGATTCATCAAAGTGAAGAACCGGGTTTTCCCGGGCGTGTTGGTGGAGATCAGGGGTGTCAAAAAGGAGATCAAGGACGAACTCCGTTTCATCTCGTTCTATCTGGACCCTGACACGGGGGAACTCGTCACCGGGATTTACGGATAG